One window of Equus quagga isolate Etosha38 chromosome 4, UCLA_HA_Equagga_1.0, whole genome shotgun sequence genomic DNA carries:
- the VWA5B2 gene encoding von Willebrand factor A domain-containing protein 5B2 encodes MTVTLRSSRELPSRPDGVLRVALPSVLTPLALQGPLGPPRPPGLCDDSPTSCFGVGSPQEEGLAWEEPAAPPDVFSGPARCPAPYTFSFEMLVTGPCLLAGLESPSHALRADAPPHASSAATICVTLAEGHRCDRVLEILLHPSEPHQPHLMLEAGSLSSAEYEARVRARRDFQRLQRRDSDGDRQVWFLQRRFHKDILLNPVLVLSFCPDLSSKPGQLGSATRELLFLLDGSSIAHKDAIVLAVKSLPSQTLINLAIFGTSVQPLFLESRPCSDDTVQLICESLETLQAVSGPPDVLAALDWAMGQPQHRAHPRQLFLLTAASPMATVTHQTLELMRWHRGAARCFSFGLGPACHQLLQGLSALSRGQAYFLRPGERLQPLLVQALRKALEPALSDISVDWFVPDAVEALLTPREIPALYPGDQLLGYCSLFRVDSFRPRPPRGQEPGWQSLGGSVFPSPEEAPSATSPGTEPTGTSEPLGTGTVSAELSSPWAAGDSEHSTDALTDPVTDPGPNPSSDTAIWRRIFQSSYIREQYVLTHCSASPEPGPGSTGSSESPGSQGPGSPEGSTALHPPSQQGCRSLACGEPAGSRSCPLPVPPLTPVKAGALSAEVLGRRCRVALAGRSLSSPPGRVNPVPGCPRHPSLGAAPDGPGPEPGQQLGQGLDDSGNLLSPAPMDWDMLMEPPFLFTAVPPNGESAPAAVPLAPLTPRCHVVIRALCGEQPMCWEVGLGLETLWGPGDDGSLSPSPPEREGAWDQALHRLTAASLVRDNEQLALRGGTETMADRGHARRSWLRALQTSKVSSAPSCFTCPVAVDATTREVLPSALQVRSSEPAEPPGTPPASQDRQDAAPLPAVVHSKGPHGGSLAGGWDQDLNGNSKPASGAPAAPTRGLHRPPPQPPSRLSLGRRKVRGPDSRKLCSPNMGQASDGKSDGSDHDYLPLVRLQEAPGSFRLDAPFCAAVRIPQERLCRASPFAAHRASLSPTSASSPWALLGPGVGQGDSATASCSPSPSSGSEGPGQADSGRGSDTEASEGAEGPCGADLRGRTWATAVALAWLEHRCAAAFGEWELAAAKADCWLRAQHLPDGLDLAALKAAARGLFLLLRHWDQNLQLHLLCYSPANM; translated from the exons ATGACAGTGACCCTGCGCAGCAGCCGGGAGCTGCCCTCAAGGCCTGATGGGGTGCTGCGCGTGGCTCTGCCCTCTGTGCTCACCCCGTTGGCCCTGCAAGGCCCGCTGGGGCCCCCCAGGCCTCCGGGGCTCTGTGATGACAG CCCTACCAGCTGCTTCGGGGTGGGCAGCCCTCAGGAggaagggctggcctgggaggagCCAGCTGCCCCTCCGGACGTGTTCTCAGGCCCTGCCCGCTGCCCGGCCCCATACACCTTCTCCTTCGAGATGCTGGTGACTGGGCCGTGCCTGCTGGCAG GCCTGGAGAGCCCCTCTCATGCTCTGCGGGCAGATGCGCCCCCTCATGCCAGCTCCGCAGCCACCATCTGTGTCACATTGGCAGAGGGCCACCGCTGTGACCGGGTCTTGGAGATCCTGCTGCACCCTAGTG agCCCCACCAGCCGCACCTGATGCTGGAGGCCGGCAGCCTGAGCTCAGCAGAATATGAGGCCCGGGTGAGGGCCCGCCGGGATTTCCAGAGGCTGCAGAGAAGGGACAGTGATGGGGACCGGCAG GTGTGGTTCCTGCAGAGACGCTTCCACAAGGATATCCTGCTGAACCCCGTGCTGGTGCTGAGCTTCTGCCCAGACCTGAGCTCCAAGCCTGGACAGCTGGGCTCAGCTACGCGGGAGCTCCTCTTCCTATTGGATGGCAGCAGCATAGCACACAAG GATGCCATTGTTTTGGCTGTGAAGTCGCTCCCGTCCCAGACGCTCATCAACCTGGCCATATTTGGCACGTCAGTGCAGCCCCTCTTCCTAGAGAGCCGGCCTTGCAGTGAT gaCACTGTGCAGCTAATCTGTGAGAGCCTTGAGACCCTGCAGGCTGTGAGTGGTCCCCCAGATGTGCTGGCTGCGCTGgactgggccatggggcagccccagcATAGGGCCCACCCTCGGCAGCTGTTCCTGCTCACTGCTGCTTCGCCCATGGCCACTGTTACCCACCAAACCCTGGAGCTCATGAGGTGGCACAGGGGGGCAGCCAG GTGCTTCTCCTTTGGGCTGGGGCCCGCCTGCCACCAGCTGCTCCAGGGTCTGTCTGCCCTCAGCAGGGGCCAAGCCTACTTcctgaggcctggggagaggcTGCAGCCCTTG CTGGTGCAGGCTCTGCGGAAGGCACTGGAGCCCGCTTTGAGTGACATCTCTGTAGACTGGTTTGTGCCCGACGCAGTGGAGGCACTACTGACCCCCCGGGAGATCCCAGCACTCTACCCTGGCGACCAGCTGCTGGGTTACTGCTCACTCTTCAGGGTGGATAGCTTCCGGCCCCGCCCTCCCAGG GGCCAAGAGCCTGGCTGGCAGAGCTTAGGTGGCTCCGTGTTCCCGTCCCCAGAGGAGGCGCCATCTGCCACCAGCCCTGGCACTGAGCCCACTGGCACCTCGGAGCCACTGGGAACAGGCACTGTGTCAGCAGAGCTGTCCAGCCCATGGGCTGCGGGGGACTCAGAGCACA GTACTGACGCTCTGACAGATCCAGTCACCGATCCTGGACCCAACCCCTCCTCTGACACAGCCATATGGCGCCGCATCTTCCAGTCCTCATACATCCGGGAGCAGTATGTGCTCACCCACTGCTCTGCCAGCCCCGAGCCAGGCCCAGGCTCCACAGGCAGCAGCGAGTCCCCTggttcccagggccctggctcccCTGAGGGCAGTACTGCCCTGCATCCCCCTTCTCAGCAGGGCTGCCGCAGCCTGGCTTGTGGAGAACCTGCAGGCTCTCGCTCCTGCCCCCTGCCTGTACCCCCACTCACTCCAGTCAAG GCTGGAGCCTTAAGTGCTGAGGTGCTGGGCCGTCGATGCAGAGTGGCTCTGGCTGGCCGAAGCCTCTCATCACCCCCAGGCCGGGTGAACCCAGTTCCCGGCTGCCCCCGGCATCCCTCTCTGGGTGCAGCCCCAGATGGGCCGGGCCCTGAGCCAGGGCAGCAGCTGGGACAGGGCTTGGATGACTCAG GAAAcctgctctccccagcccccatggACTGGGACATGTTGATGGAACCACCCTTCTTGTTCACAGCTGTGCCCCCCAATGGGGAGTCGGCCCCTGCAGCAGTGCCACTGGCTCCCCTCACTCCACGCTGCCATGTGGTGATCCGGGCCCTGTGTGGGGAGCAGCCTATGTGCTGGGAGGTGGGTCTTGGGCTAGAGACACTATGGGGGCCTGGGGATGATGGCTCGCTGTCTCCGTCACCCCCTGAAAGAGAAGGTGCTTGGGACCAAGCACTTCATCGGCTGACAGCAGCTTCCTTGGTCCGGGACAATGAGCAGCTGGCTCTCCGAGGAGGGACCGAGACCATGGCTGACCGGG GCCATGCCCGGAGGTCCTGGCTCCGAGCCCTTCAGACAAGCAAGGTCAGCTCTGCCCCCTCCTGCTTCACCTGCCCTGTAGCTGTAGACGCCACCACTAGGGAGGTCCTGCCCTCAGCCCTGCAGGTGCGGAGCTCAG AGCCAGCAGAGCCCCCAGGcacccctcctgcctctcaggaCCGCCAAGACGCAGCTCCTCTGCCCGCAGTTGTCCACTCTAAAG GACCGCACGGAGGCTCTCTGGCAGGCGGATGGGACCAGGACCTAAATGGCAACTCCAAGCCTGCTTCAGgggcccctgcagcccccaccagAGGTCTTCATcgcccacctccccagcctccctccaggCTCAGTCTGGGCCGTCGGAAAGTCAGAGGCCCAGACAGCCGTAAACTCTGCAGCCCCAACATGGGTCAGGCCAGTGACGGCAAGAGTGATGGCAGCGACCATGACTATCTGCCCTTG gtGCGGCTGCAGGAGGCGCCGGGCTCCTTTCGCCTGGACGCCCCCTTCTGCGCGGCGGTGCGCATCCCGCAGGAGCGCCTGTGCCGCGCCTCGCCCTTCGCTGCGCACCGCGCCAGCCTCAGCCCCACCTCGGCGTCATCTCCCTGGGCACTTCTAGGTCCTGGTGTCGGCCAGGGTGACAGCGCCACGGCCTCCTGCAGCCCATCCCCGAGCTCGGGCTCCGAGGGTCCAGGCCAGGCGGACAGTGGGCGGGGCTCAGACACGGAGGCCTCGGAGGGAGCGGAAGGGCCCTGTGGTGCCGACCTGCGGGGCCGGACCTGGGCCACGGCTGTGGCGCTCGCGTGGCTGGAGCACCGCTGTGCAGCCGCCTTTGGCGAATGGGAACTGGCAGCAGCTAAGGCCGACTGTTGGCTGCGGGCTCAGCACCTGCCTGACGGCCTCGACCTGGCTGCCCTCAAGGCCGCAGCCCGGGGTCTCTTCCTGCTGTTGCGCCACTGGGACCAGAACCTGCAGCTACACCTGCTGTGCTACAGCCCAGCAAACATGTGA